The genomic segment tgttttcatacatacgaccaagtctctcaaagataagaaaaatcatcacattgtattttcatacaacaaaaaaaaatcatattgttttttttttacataaagcacaaaatttcaaaaatatgttttagcatgcattttggctttaataacaagtttgttagAGCCATAAGAATTAtaccaatatttcaaaattttaaaaaaatattttttttttcttttagtatctgggattacgaattcatacataaaacgtattcctgatcttaaaaatatagttttttttattgatgttagaacggttaggtttttacccgataagataaggaacTCCTTACTgagaaggacttttcttaaaccatagatagaccaacaattagaaatacaataacaccttagctttttatcagacaatcaaacaatgtaGCTTACATTAGGTAAAGCGTATTTGAGGTGTTAATacattccctttacgcaactagtccCCGTACCCCAtctctgagactagttagggttcctagtgaccaaaatattaggtggtgactcccattctatttttccatcgataaaagacaagaattccttgtctcctcATATTTCATATTTGTCAGATAGATATATGAATTGAAGTGAAATATTTGCCGTGACACCGCACAGGTGCGACAGttttcacaaattaaaaaacacaaaattatggtaatgtaaaaaagaaaaaaaaaaccttggattgatgaaagaagaaaacaaataatgaatgaATAGTATAAGAAACAGTAAAACATCTAGATATTTTAGATTTTcactaatttgtttattttaaaattgatgacATGACTAAATAAGACGGTATATCTTATTGTAGTTGGTTTATAATATTACTCGGAGAACTTCATgtgcttaatatttttttctgttcgcctaaaaaaaaaaaaaaaaaagcgcgGTTCCCCCAACTGGCTGTGGTAGGTGGTGCCTCGGGTCACTTCAAAACACCATTTCAACATCATAAAAGACTACAGAAAATTTCTAAACGAAACGCATTTTTTGTTATACATGTTCTAGGCGTTGTATCTCAGCATGACCATTTCAtaccttttttaattgagtttcttcttcttcttcttcttcttctttcaatttgGTGGATAATGTCTTTGTCCTCTGGAATCTGGACAAGTCTAGATTTGTAGTCGTCTCTTGTCATCATTTGTTGATTGCTATCTTGACTTAATCCATGTTTAAGTGTAAAACTGCCTAGACTTCTTCTAGTAGTTTCTCCTGAAATAGCATCTCAAGGAGAAATGCTcttttgaagagttttttttttaacaatgtaaatatgttttttttatatgcactcataaaaaatcacttagaaaatacaaatatatttaatactaataaaactatttattaaatatagctaactaatataatttcaatcaaaactttttttaacatagaaatatattaaacaaatttttatCACTTTTGACTGATACGTAGGTATAACTTTTCAACATAGAAACGCTATTTTGACTGTTTAATACAACTTTTTCGTTGGagctgaattttttttgtccttttctcTTGGTTCTTCCCATAAAGATGCCCTAAATAATTAAGATATGTTGTTAACAAACTCTCACGAGCAAGCTTTTGAACAAAACCTTGAATGGTTCATTAAAGAAACTAGATTTCAAACTTATAATTGTTACATCATGTGGACTGCGGTCCTCGGCAGATATCCATTTTCAATAGAATTGAAATATTACATTTATAACATTGAATAGAATTTAGCTTGGTACTAGATGCTCGTGTTGCGTGACAGATTAAAATTCAGgtgttgttattatattttttaataaattaaattaaactatataaatattaatttgatataacctgattaatttGTTAGGTTTGAAGACAACCCCAACAACTGCTAAAAAtgtagtttgattttaaaaaatcaagataatatcttatagatcgactcgggttaacttgttaaatttattatcCAGGTCATGAGACCCTAGTAAccatatagaaagtaaatagaaaaaaaatattaaactcaattctcaatcaatccaatgttgaataataaaattgaaaaaaaatcaactaaaaaaataagttgagtcAACCTGGGTTAATTTTGTCAAACTTGGGTTATAAAACTGGgataatgttataaaaaacaaatcaaaataaattatgaaactcaattctcgatcaactcaatattaaaggatgaaattaaaaataaataaataaataaaggacaCAAAAAAACACCTAAGTCAATCGACCAAACCCGTGACTCGAGTAATGAGACgaggataacctcatagaatgcaaacaaaaaaatattatgaaacctaattttcaatcaatctaatattgaataataaaattaaaaaagaaatcaactaaaaaaactcaagtcaattgGCCTAACCCGCAACCTACgtcataagattgagataatcaCACggaaagcatataaaaaaaacaattatgaagaaTAATTcagaatcaaattaatattaaatgataaaattaaaaaaaatatttaattaaaaaataccaaaaaaaacccaatcaaCTTGGCCAACCCGTAAAACTAGCGACCTATGTCAAGATACCgtaataactttatagaaagcaagcaaaagaaattataaaactcaattctcaatcaacccaatgttaaaaTGATGGAGTTAAGAAgcgaataattttaaaaaataaaaaaaatgatcaaccaGCTCAGCTAACCTGTAATACTCCCAACctatgagattgtgataacttcatagaaaacatattaaaataatgtttttaaattaatctagtttatataatataaacattaaggaatgaaattgtattgacataataattaaaaaattttatttaatttggaagaataattttttaaatattcattttatcttatcttttaatatagcgattaatgataattaaggaacataaaaattgttttcacTAGTCCAACGGTTCACATATGGTCTGCCGTTGTAATCATGAATCTTCTGCAAACGAAAGCGTAAGCAGAttcggtgtgtgtgtgtgtgggtgtgtgtgtgtgtgtgtgtcttagTCATACTTAGTgttttacatatataaatagaaagatCGACTCTGGTAAGACCTTTCCCCTTTCATAATCCTCCTCGGCTGTCCTTGACGCGTGCAGGATTTAGTACCAAGTCGTTCATACCAAGTCAaaaactttttcttcttcttaatttctctttcttttcttttattattttccccCTCCGTTTTGCCATGGAACCGCCCATTAAGTAATCATACTAAGTGCcataacataaaatttattaattaactactATTGGAAGCTTCATATAGACAAGAAAATATGTTACGTACGTGCCAATACTAATATATAGTGAACCCAATAAAGttacataaaattcaaaaccttCGACTTTTGGCTTATATTTTCAACTtcttgttcatatttttttttgcttaattgACAATATCTAACGTTCTTTATTGAGTTTCTTCCCTCTCAAGCAAGAATTAAgcaaattaatatcatttatgGTTTAATTTATGATACTTTGATTTAATCTTAATAAATAACTCAATtggttagtttttaaatttacttcttaataattaataattacgagtttaagtatttatataattattaatttttaagtttataaaattaattaaaatatatataaactgtactgaatattcatattaaattaaaaaaataatgtgggATCAACTTGGTATAAATTAAATCTTCCTGCTACGCTGTGCATGAGATATGACTGAATTCCTAAATTGTGTGCTTTGACATTTGAAGTCTTCCTAGACTGCTGACCGTACGCATTCATGGTCAGCCAAGTTGTCTCATTGATAGACCTTTCCTTCTTTTCACCCGCAGCAACTTCGTACTGGCTAGTAGTTTCCTTGTGCCTCGATCATTTCAAATTCGCTATATAAATGCCTGTCTCTCGTAACTTAGTCAAGAAAGCAAACGAAGATACTGTAAGAAGATAACGTCTTACTTGCCTAGCTATACATACATAGATCAAGCAAAAGCCAAAACCCTTTTGAAACAACAAGATATATTCACTGAATTATCATGGCAGGTCTTATTAGAGAGCCAGTGAGGGTGGTGATAATCAACACGCAGTACGTGGAGACGGATGTTAGGAGCTTCAAGTCAGTGGTGCAAGAGTTCACCGGCAAAGACTCTGCACCTCCAGGAAATAGTGATCATAAGCATCTAAAGAGAGGACTGTCAAGGAAATTGACATCAATGGACGAGATCAGGGCAAAAAGGGTTCGGTTGGATGTTAGTGATAAGGTTCCAAATGCTGGTGGTGATCAAGTTTTGATGAGAGATTTATCGTTCAAGGAGTTTGAAGGATTGCTCAAGGAGATGCCATCTATGGATGAGTTATACCGATTATGGGCTGATATTTAAGTTTTCATGCACTAAACatatgtttatttaattaattctactAATTGTTTCAGTATTTGTGTTTAATGTTATGATAATGCAGATTCCTCACTACTATAATACCTCATTAAGGTCTTGTTAATCTTTATggctcctctctctctccagtCTCCTGGCCTTGCAAATTGAGACACATTCACTAGAGCTCTAGCTAGAAAGGAAAGAATGTTCATTTTCACTGGTAATTAGCATGAAAACTGGAGCTATCAAATACAGAAAGCAGAGTTACAAACTGTAAAtcaaaggaggaaaaaaacaaattctgcaTTTTCTGCGGCCTATGTTTTTTAACTCTTATCATCCTCGAATTTATGGCTGCATGTTTGTGGCTGAAAATGAATGAAAGAATCCGTCGAGGACTTTTTTCTTGCTGGACTATAAGGTTTGAAACTACCAACTGCTTGTGATCATTTATGGAGTGAGGCCCATCATGGGGCCCCATAAATGTGTGGGTAAATAATCCGTACCGAGCCCTAAAGAGGCCCGCTCTCTTTTTTCGCATCaccaatttataaaaaaatctatctgCATAGTTTtgcaaaatgaattaaatagtgtttctagtttcaaattttagtttattaatcccttttatccattttatatttttttaatcttttatttaaaaatataattaaatagtaTGGGAAGATACGGTctataaatgaaagaatattaaattaaatataaatgatatcGGTCTaggaactaattaattatttttaaaaactaaaacgaCTAGAATTAGAATgatataaatgaatataaaagaatattaaataaaatataaatgatataaatgaatattGGTCTATGTGATCAAGAATTAGAATTCGAGAGTTCGCTTGTGTCTGGAAAATGTATGATCACCCCTAAGATATCATTCCAATGAACAATTActcgtaataaaaaaaaaattagtttttattgatttttatcatCTGCTTTCTAAAAACTcggaatttttatattatatattttttttttaccatagtCGGATATCCCTCACAATTCCCCATCATTTTTGCTGGGATTTGGAAGAGTACCCTTCGTAACCTACATAATTGCACTtgtttttattcacttttttaGGGATTTTTTAAATTCCCAACATATTTGGTAGAATCCAAAAATTAAgctattttagttattattaccATCATAgttgtaattatatatttttattgttctctaatatcaaagtttttttattaagatccCTCAGCATATTTGGTGGgatccaaaaattattttagaaaatcatcTGCAAACTACCTAAAATTCCATCCTCGGATAATTTTTACCacaaaattattcataaaaattaaggttGTCAGgtaacaatattgttttattattattattatcttgtgATGTAGAATTTTTATTAAGATACTTCAGCACATTTGTAGGGAtcctaaaattattttccacCTCACGAATCATTTTAGAAAAACATCTTGCAAGCCCTGTAAAATTCCGTCCTCAGATATATTTAGAATACAACAGGAAAGATAAATAagggaataataataattaaataggtAGATACATGGCACTAAAAATTGTCTATTCAGTTTGAGACAGGAACAAGGGAAGGGAACGAGGACTGATCTGTCCGAagcagaaagaaaaggaaatatgcatcactaatatatatggtttatatttatattatttttttatatatatttatactttgtaggaatttaagCCAAACAAATGATGTTTTAGATCTCATTAGCTTTGATAACATGACTtagctttatatttaaaatatttgtgtttaaacattttactttcataatattttgatattttgtttaagttgaattactttaaattaaaaatctatttaatattgactattagaaatattttaaattttaaaattatatttgtttaacattgtgtttgtattgtataatttataattaatttatcttgaatttgaattatgtttatatatataatcttgaaACGGTACGCCGAAatactccgaaactgaaacattccattccaattaaaaaaacaaaacacctaccAAAACGGAATTGACAATTTTAAGCCCAACTGGTTCTTGTGTGGAGCAAGAACCAGTTTGCGGCgagcttaatttttatattttttttaataataatttggcACAACTTGCATATTAGACTTTAAGTTTTTAGATCATGccaaaaaagataaatcatatATGCAATTTTATCCCCATAATTGTTTTAAGCCAAAAATCTAAACTAATGTTAGtataacttaaaatttttcttgGGCAAAACTAAGTTTGCAGGTTAGGAATTTTTAAACTCGCTCAACCAGTAGATACTGTATTTTTGGTAACTAGCATGGGGTTATCTGAAAGACTCATTTTATGACTTTGACTTTTGAGCAATAAACACAAGTCAACTAGGTTTTAAGGTACATGCAGCAGGAGACTTGCACTGGAAAAAGGATATGTAATTTATTCTATTActgaatttgttttctattttctatttgcATGTTATTCCTGAAACTCATAAGAATTGCccattttatcttcttttgctttatttaaataattaaataatatggtAAGATTGATGAGAAAAGACGATAGTttataaatacaataatattaaattaaatatgaataatattGTTCGaggaactaattaattattttttaaaactaaaataactatttaatttattttaaaaaattaaagggattaatttataaaatttttttccaTTACCATGTCATTCATTTGTTGCATTACCTAATTCACATCTCCACTAATGTTGATAACCAAACAGTTAACCTCAGCCTGTAAGGGGAAAAAAGTACATAATATTGTCTAATTTAGTCCAATCTCATCTCTTTTCCTATCATGTCTAAGAGTACCAAATGCATCATTATAGCATATCTATAAAATGTAAAGGGGAAAATGGGAAATTATCatacaatatgaaaaaaatgatgaattgaCAAAATAGTTTTACTTAAACAAGTTATGGCGTGTAAAACTTCACTCATATCAATATCGACTAGAATGTCGTTTCTGTTGCCAAACTATCGCATTACTTGATATGGATAATGTAGCTTGACcatctataaaaatattagcGGGACCACTAATATTCATATGTCTATCCCGCTAGTGCAAATAGCAGGAGAAATTGTCAATCTTTCATTTGAATAAGGCATCCATTTTACCTGTAGAATAGAagtttcttaaatattaaacaGCTACAATTCAATGaagtcaagttttttatttaacaaatggCTTAAAAAACACATGGATAACATGCTGCCTATCTAGCTCGCtctaataaaatatcaacacatgtgttgaattattttcaaatactcTATCAACACATCACCTAGCATTACAAATATgtaagtttaattatatttgtttttaaaattttattattagacaATATAAATGCATATAATTGCAAAATAACTTTGCAATACCTACATCGTATTGAGAGCTAAAGTGTAACCTCCATAGTCTAGACAATCATAGACAAGTAGTCTAGGTATCTAGAGCCGACCCACATAAATATGCTCTCAAGACCAtaattgttattaaataaaaacaagttatttttttcatgttaacaacaaacatttaaattatcaataattacTTAAACTTTTCAATTCATATATGTAGAAGTAGCAAACATTCCCCAACCTATTTGACTCCCTTCATGCAtgtaaaacacacacacacacacacacacacacacacacacacacacacacatatatatatatatatatatatatatatatttgtacaaGATTGCAATACGGTAGATCGTCAGGTATATGTGGTGATGATGTCAAAGTCATCCATAAGCATCAGATAAATCAAAGGCACATATCTCTCTATGAAATTTGTGAACAATACATTACCAAATAGATGCAGTATATATGCTCTGGCATACCTAcgtaacacatcaaaattatcataaGAATTCATGAAAACTTAACAAATAATCAACACattcaaatcataatttaatttgtacATCTGCAAGACCTCATCATCAATATCATCTGGTGTGTCGTAAATATCTCATCAATCCATTTAAAACGTATGTCACCCCTTTCAATTTAGAAAGAGAGGGTGTCAATCCAAATGATCACTTATATAATGCAATCTATTATGAACGCTAGTAAATATGATTGCTTGTCCATCAATAAGCAGTCCAAGTAAAGTTATCATGTTATGTAGTGTCGGTGTCATCTCTTCATGCCTAAGATGGAACGTGTGTGTCTCACGTCTCAATTAGTGTATGGATCAAGTCATGGTCAAACATGATGCGGTAACGTATAAAAAACTTGTCTAGAACACATATGGCTAAATCCGCTCATGTAGTCTCATCCGACTATatgtacaaaaataaattatggtcGCATCCttcatatcaatttaaaatataattacatacatatataatacctttaatgttaaataaattaaaaatatattaaaattaaatattcttatAATGTCAGCAAATACATCCTCCAATCAATATCAATCTTGCAACCGCGGGACAAAAATATTGGCAGGTTTTGCATGTATTGTGACTCATGCTCTTTATGATCATACTCATGCTCTCTATGGATGTCATTGTCATGTTGTCTAGGAATATCATTGTCGTAATGTGGATACTCAACATAAGCAAACGATATGTCACCTTAAATGCATAACATCTTATATAATAGTACTTGTGTGAGATTATATAAGTTTACTATACTTGTCATAacttatttttggattattccctaaattcaattttttcttccaaaaatcaaaaaaatatatcaaaaaatttgaggaagaaatgtccaaaatcatatgtttattggactcaattaaatttattaaagatttaattgagtttatgaagACTtcgattgcaagaaaaattaattttgaagtcaatttgggcattaattgaaagaaattaaagttctaggtcaaattataattttttagagttgatgtggtcaaattaggggcttaattgcataaatattaaaatttgatggtcagttagggacttaattgaagaaatctaaaaccaataaccaaattggaaaaggcgcgtaaatagaGGGGCTGTAATTAACCGAATCAAggggccaaattaaagaaattagaagtttattgatcaattgagggtcaaattgcataaatcagagaccaaggactaaagtgaaaaggGTAGCCAACTTCAAGGCCGACGATTGAATTTGGctgggatgcaattgaattgatttttaaaatcaaaattgcaatttaggacttgattgaataaattacaaattaaagaCTGATTTGGACTTTGACACGATTTTGCcgccattttcttttaaatgaagcGATGCATTTTGTCCAAAATGAcgctatttcaaaaaaaaaaaagcccaaacAGTGTTGTTTTGAACGGCATTGTaggtcttcttcttcccctggacgCGCGAggtaggggaagaagaaggtttCGCTCCCCTGCTTTTCTCCTCTCCCTCTTTCTCCAAAAACCCCAAAAAGACGCCGACCAAAGACCCCCACTTGCTTAAACTTTGACCTGTGGCCTACCACGGGGTGAAAAACAGAGGGGACATGCCCCTTAGGCAGTCCTGGGGCGGTTGCACAGTAGCCGCCCCTACCACCCTACCCTTGCGCCACAACTGGGCAGGGGTAGTAGGCCTCCCCCCTTgttttttgcctataaatacaggGAAACAGAGAGCCCAAAAAGGAGGagcagagaagaaaagaaaagaaaaaccaagatgaataagagaaggaaaacatagagaaaaagaaaaacaaaacaagggaAGAAACAGAAAGAACCGTCACCGCCACCTTCCTCGTCGCCGCCACGAGAACCGTCTTGAGCCGCTGTCGATAGCAGCTCCATCGCCAGCAGAGGCAGAGgagaaaccaaaccgaaacaaagaaaaaaaagaaggggaacCCTTGGCCGCTTCAGTTCTGCCATCTCCTCCGCCACCAGTAGTTGCGTTCTGCTACCTCCACCGCCACCAGCAGCACCACGAGCGACCGCAGGTCAGTCtccttccctttccctttcttcttcttcttcttcttaaccGGGTGCTGCACTGTTCATTTTGCATGCATGTGAACAGTGCAGCGATCCTCCACTGTTTAATGGGCCGACAGCGCTGACCCAGCCCAAAAATGGTTGGGCCTGGTCCGGCccaattctaaaaaatttcaaaaaaattattttgaaagaattgtgattttttcacgtatttttctactaaattttgcttaatattggtttgtatttttatactctaaatatacaaatccggtattaaaatacctagtTTTCATAacagaaaaattgtttttgttttcatgcatacgaccaagtctcttaaagctaaaaatcatattgtattttcatatgacaaagaaaactttaaaaaaatatattttagcatgcattttggctttaataaccagtttattaaagtcacgataACTTACATACTAACGTAACTTGAtagataaaattacaaagaataAAAGTTTGGTGATGAAAAAACATATGAATTGTTCATATGAACAGTATAGTTCATGGTAATCTATGCCTTGTGTTACAGTGGAAGGAGCTATAGTGATTTACCCAactcttttagtttattaaatAGCTATTGGACCCGCGTTTCATCACAAGtcgaatattttttctttcttaaacaaaagtgtatatatagatatttatgacgtgtttttatatatataaaaaatctcaaatagaATTCAGAAAGTTCATgcatacatctaattaaataaatcgagaattacttatgcaataaaaaaaattatcaatcatgATCTCAACTTAGCTAAAGTTAATGAGCCAAACATTCAACTCAAGTCatggattataaaaaaaattaggttcaacaattttttttatagttttttttatctaaaatagaCACTTATAAAGTCAAGAAGCAACAAAATATCAAAgtgactggaaaaaaaaattaaactaaaacaaattatgttgcTCAATTAATAATCAACCACATATGAagtgatgaattttttaaaaaaaaaaacaagaaaaaaacaaattataatggataaaaatgaaaaagaaaaaagaagaaaagtaaaaaagaccTAGTCTCTCAGGCTAGGAAAGCCTAAAGTTCCGTGGCCTCAAGAAAAAGGCTTAGACGCCCGGGCCTGGAGTAGCTCATGTGCCGAggccttttttaattttcttaaatggaagaaaatagGTTCTCTGCCCcttaatgctttgaaaaaaatagcacaCGATACGTCGCCTGCACTGCCTATATTCCGGTGACCTCTAGTAGCTGTAAAATTAGGTTGATttgttttaggaaaaaaaaacctattttcaaCCATATTTCAACCGGAAAAAAATTGGATTGATCTGTTTCAGatcaaaaaaagtttattttcaaccatatttcaataaaaaaaaactaaacacctTCTAAAACATTTTGATAACCTCTAACAACCTAGAAATTAGCTGTAAAACCCACAATTAACCCaaaataaaagttctttttagATTCAGATTTACCATTTCAAACAAGTTTAAGAGAAAAACACCTTGTATAGACTTTTCCCATCAAAAGAAACTCATTAACATTGAAACCACTTGTTTTTATGGCCGGAATGAGTCTCAATCgagactttctctctctatcatTGGAATTTAgtcactttctctcttctctctcataccaataaccaaaaaataaggaaaataaagtttgggaccaatattgaatttcataaattgttagggattgaaagtttataatttgaaaagtttgaggatcaaagtGTATGTTTAGCtctaagttaaaaaaaaccatctatttttgtctcttttttcaTCTTAGTCCCCTatctttgaattttatcatGCCTTAATAAATGTGTTTTAATTGGTCAGTAATTTGGGCCTATAAGGatgtaaacaaaagaaaaaaaaagaactaaaaaaaagacaaatcattgtGGCAATCCACGATGATGTGTTTTTATGAACAGTTGTGTGGAGAATAGTATTTCTTGATGAACAGTTGCGTGAGGAATAGTATTTTTCCACTACTTTTAAagtatttcttaataatttgtttCACTCTTTTCATTTGGCTTAGGGAATCATTATTTTTTCGTTAGCATTGctttaaattaaagtatttttattataattgagttGTTTGTTGCTTTTCATAATCTTTTGTCTTTGAGATAGCATTATCATAGAAGCTCTCCTTTCTCTCTCACACTTTAGCCCTCATAACAAGACCACTTTTGAggttcttctcttctctttcttttccctttttattttttattgtgcttTTTTATGTAACTTTCACATTTGAATTCATTTAGACTTACCATGTTTTTACATCTTAAAGCgttttgattattattgttgtttttagttGCAGAGCCAGAAATTTTTTGTTGGGGATGGATAAATATGCTAAGATGAAAAGGATGCTAGGATTAAAAGgctattatttcatttaaaatacagtagttttcttattttaaatctaattttttatagaatGGGAATAGATAGTTAATTGTCATTAGTTAGAAAAGGTACAAATTTATTAGTAGTGGataattatagaaaagaaaatacaactaataataattagttatatctcaaaaagaaaaatttaatacaactaataataattagatttatatgtaaaagaaatatatatatatatatatatatatatataaaaataaagaaaaaatggagAATTAAATAAAGTCTAAttatagaaaaggaaaaatgattaaaaaaaggtaccgaaaatcttacaaagaaaataaataaataaggtattaaaattactaagaaaagtaataaaaaaaggtattaaaatttatattttagacattaagttaataaaaacttaaaaatattttattcaaatcaaataaagtttgtgtttttatatatagttataaaatttaaaatatatatttagagtaATAAGTaacattttagttttaaattgacAATTTTGAACATTAAGGAACTCTCCTAGTAAACTACTATGTGTGTATTTGatatt from the Populus nigra chromosome 1, ddPopNigr1.1, whole genome shotgun sequence genome contains:
- the LOC133688115 gene encoding VQ motif-containing protein 1-like, with the protein product MAGLIREPVRVVIINTQYVETDVRSFKSVVQEFTGKDSAPPGNSDHKHLKRGLSRKLTSMDEIRAKRVRLDVSDKVPNAGGDQVLMRDLSFKEFEGLLKEMPSMDELYRLWADI